One Triticum dicoccoides isolate Atlit2015 ecotype Zavitan chromosome 3B, WEW_v2.0, whole genome shotgun sequence genomic window, CATACACTTGATTAAGCATGTACATTCTCAATTGCAGAGGCGAGGCTGAGTTCAAAGACCCTGCCTCTTTACAAGGCATACACTTGATTAAGCTCAGTCTCTGAGATTTCCGTATTATCAACCCAGGAGCTTGAGCCGCTTCTTCTTGACATCTTCTCTTTTTTTCTAATCTTCCTCATGCGCTTTGATTTCACCACAAAGTACGTCATTGTTCCAAGAACACCAGTCATTGTAACACCACCTATCAAACTAACCAGTATTGCTGCCCATTGGAAATGGCGGCCTAGCACAATATAGCATGAGGCAATGAAAGAAATGGTTGTGCAAACTGATGCCAGCCACATAAGCTTGTTGATCACCTCAACAACCTTTCGCTCAGACTTGGTTTCTCCCCTGACAACTGTTATTTGAACCACGACCACCGCCAATGATGTGAACAGAGCTATGGCATTAAAGATGAAGAATATCCTAAAGGAAGCAGTCTGGACAACAATCGCAACTCCATTGTTTTCATTTCCACCAGGTACAGTGAATATAGCTGCGAAAGCAACAGTAGCAAAAAGCACAGCAACAACAGTTACAGAGTTCGTTGCATTATTGATGCCTTCTCTGTGCAACTTTCTGAGTTCCTTAGCAATGCCATGCACATTTTTGTTAGTTTTTCTTGTCTGTTCGAGCTGTGTGTGGACATCTTTCTTGATCTCTGTCACTGTCTTCCGGAGCTCATCCCGAGGCTGATTTAGCTCTCTAGATCTGAGAGCGCCATGTTGAGATAAAATATCCTTAATTTCAGACGACTCCTCACAATGTGGCAACCCTTCAGCTATATCAAAAGCAGTCTTGTGATCTCTGTTCAGTGCATTGACATGGGTATCTGGTAGCCGCAAAAGAACAATAACTATCTGCAGAAAATAGGAAAAAACAGCGAGTCCATATTAAGAACGGTAAGTCGACATTAAGTTTtagatatttatcttgaaatataaTAGTCAAGCATAAAACATGTAATAGGCGAGTGAAAATTTATGATATAAAACTGCCCTATGTAAATTAAGAAGTTATCATACAATTATTTCGAGATATTTTCACCATGCAATTAAAAGGTTAGTCATGTTATAACCTGATGCGCAAAGCAGCAAGGCTTCTGCTAACTGCAGCCTAAGTATTTACATGTTATACTAGATACATTAGCGGCCTAAAAAATTATTTACATCGCATACTGGACACGATCCTATCAGCTCAGAAAGTAACTTGTTTCTAATGCATTTGCTTGGATGATGCCCCTAATCAAAAGGTGTAAGTATAACAATGTAACTTATCAGAATATTCCTGGAAGATGAAATGAAGTACATCGCTGATTTGATGCAACTTCTACTGAATGCTAATGTATCCAAGAGATAAATAatactccctttgtaaactaatataagggTGTTTAGATTACTACttcagtgatctaaacgctcttatattagtttacagagggagtagttgatatTTGATCATTCTAGTAAAACAAGGTGTAATCAGCAGGTTGAGTTAAAAGTTTATTTTAGACTAGTACATGTATTCTAGGTATATAGTAATCATATAGGATATGATATATAAATAACCGAATATAAATACCTCTGCCCGCTTTTTCCTTGTTGCTACATGCAGGGCAGTGTTTCCATTTTTGTCTGGCAGCATTACAATTGCTGGATCAGCATCGACAAGTGCTCTAAGAACATCACAGTTAGTTCCTTTCACAGCCATATGCAGTGCCGTTTGACCTTTCTTGTCATTTCGTCTTGCTAGCTGTGGATCTTTCTCAAGTAATGCTTTAACAATTTCCATATGTCCCTGTCGAGCAGCAAAATGTAAAGCATTTTTGCCATTATCTTTGGCCATTTCTCCCAATCCAAAATCATCTTGTTCAAGTAACAATTTGACAACTTCAGCATGTCCCCTTGTAGCTGCTGATATAAGCGGGGTAGTATTTGCAGGGCCAAATGTTTTGGCAAACATCCTATCGTGACGTAACATTTCCTGCAGAACAGCTGACCAAAAAAGTACCTAGTTAGGAAAAAAAATTGCTTCCtacataactactccctccgtccggaaatacttgtcggaggaatgcataaaaatggatgtatctagaattaaaatacgtctagatacatccattcctccgacaagtatttccggacggagggagtaatgggCAATATAAACATACAATGAATAATACAGGAGTCAGAATATGTTAATACTTAATAAGCTATCCTAACTTATCCTGGATAAAATGAAGTACTGATTACCCCAGTTTCACCATtaccattatattatttgccaaaaAAAACATTACCATTATAAAATTAGAAAGTGATGGCTCGTTCTATTGGAAGCAAGCTATCCAGCATATGCAGAACACGTCAAAGGCACATAAATTTGATGTGAATCTACAATTATATGTGTTTGCAGCCATCACACAATGCATGCCAATTATCCAGATCAAGCACCAATCATTTTCAAGTAATCATATCCTAAAAGGTTTTTCCTATTTTGCACCCAGTTTATCCAATTAGCGCAGTCTTTGAAGTGTAACAGCTCAATCTCTTATAAACAGACTTGCACTGAGATCAGAAGCAAGAGAACAGATTTGAACACCTAATAGGCTAATATTCCTTTGAAAATGAAGAAATCAATCAACAAAGACCTGTACAGACTCAAAGTGGCCGCATATTTTCTGTAATTTTTGTCCTAAATAATTGCAACCTACTCACTTGAGTATAGTATATGTGGCAATGCAAAATATCTGACTCACTATAAGTTAGTGCTATGCTATGTGTGTAATCATGTTAACATGTTTTTCCCCCAAGCAGCAGGTAATTGCAAAAGAAGCTATACCAAGCTTCGTGTTGCAGTTCACAACTATACTAGTACATGCACTTTTGCACGCATTTCTAGATAATGGACCAAACATAGCGCTAGTACCAAGTACGCAATCGCTACAAACCCAGCAAACAAAAAAATCGCAGCTCAAGGCTCCACAATCTACCAGATGGACACGCAATTTGCAGCAAAGAGGTCAGGATGGAACCTCACCATGATGCCCTTCTCTGGCCGCGACGTGCAGCGCGTCGTACCCCGACCTGTTCTTCGCGGCGACGCCCTGGGCGTCGAGGTGCCGGAGCAGCTCGACCACCACCTCCAGGTGCCCCCTCTCCGCGGCGGCCAGGAGCGGCGTCTCCCCGGCCTCGTTGGCCTCCGCGGCCATGGCGCGGCGCACCGCCTCCAGCTGCTCCCCTCCCTCCCCAACCGCCACGACCACCGCCGCCTCGTCCAGCGCGCGGCGCAGCGCCGCGGCGTCCCCGGCCCGCGCCGCCACGTGCAGGTCGGTGTCGTTGTGGCGGCCCGTCACCTGCCGCACGTACCGGCCCCGCTTCCCGCTCAGCGACACCGACATCGCCTTGGTCGCGCtcgtgcccgcgccgccgccctctgcGCCCAAACACCAAACCGAATCAAATCAGTACAGTGCACCGAAGCCTCACGACACTAGAAACCCCAATTCCGCTCCTGCAGTGCCAAACAAACAAAAAATGCATCCGAATTCCGAGCGCGACCGCCAGTGCAGAGCCCTGCTGCTCACCTTCGCGGATCTCGGGCAACATCGCGGGAAGTGGAGGCGGGACTGCGGTCGCGCGCTAGGGTTCGCGAGGTGGGGCGCGGGCGGTGAGCGCCTTAAAAGGAGCACGTGAGTCCTCGGCGTCTCGGCGGCGCGGAGGAAGGCGAGAGGAAGGAGGGGAGGggtgtgggaggaggaggagacggcaaCGACTCCCTTGTTGGGGAGCTTTTTGGCGGAGAGAGAGGGAGGTTTTGTTGGGGTTCGGCCGAGCGGGGCGGGACCGCGGGAGCGGAGGGGAAAAGCGAAGGGGGTCCGCGGTGGGGCCCGCGGATCAGTGGTACTGGGCGAAGCTGCCGGGCAGCTTCCCTCTGCGTGGAACGTCCAAGTCACACGCATGAGTCCAAGAGGAAGAGGAGAATGGGAGTGGGGAAGACTCGTGCGTCATACACCGAGACCGATTAGCATTGGGCACGTTTCGTTTTTGTATTCTGACAGAAATTTCTGATTGGGGACGGTGTGGGTTGATGGGCGAGGATTAGTGGACGACGgagtcactgacaagtgggccgtGCTGCTCTGTTAGTGGCTTTTAGCGTGTGCGTCCACTGAACCGGACTGTGGCACTTGCGAGGGGATGCGCACACTTTTGATGCCCTTTTGGCCGTATGTGCGCTGGTGACATGGGAGAAGATATGGAAGGTGGACGAGGAGAAGGGCGGGCACGCAACCCACCAGCACGAATAGACTGTCAGGTCCTGTCTTTTTTATTTTCCATGTGACAGGGTGCCTCCTCCGCTTCACGTTGCGTGGCGCCGCTCCGACGTGCCTCCCGAGGAAGGAGGCGGCTATTTAAGCCAGACGTCGGAAGCCAAAACCCTATCCACCTATTTCCCCTTTCTTCTTTCCGCCGCCGCCACTTTGAATCCGCCCGCCGCACCACGCCGATGCGCCGAATCACTACCTACGCTATGCTCACTTCGGAGCGCCGTCTGCAGTTGCTGGAGGAGATCCGGGCGAGGCGAGGCTCGCTTCGCTGTGGGCCTTCCTCCGGATTCGCCCGAGGAGGAGGATGAGATGGAGCCagcaggggaggaggaggatgaggaggagccggcgagaggggaggaggagggagagcagCCGCCATtcacccgaggaggaggaggaggatgaggtggaGCCAGCGgggggaggatgaggaggagccggtgagagaggaggaggagggagatcagCCGCCGGAAGCGAAGCCCATGGAGGAGGAGGCATCGGAGccgtaggaggaggtggaggcaagGCTGCGGGCTTCGCCATGGCGGATGCGGAGGCGGAGTACGAGGCCGCCCAGGTGATGGGGCGAAGCAGACCGCTATCCTCGAGTCCATCCAGGACAAGGCCTACGTCGAGGCCAACCGGCAGTTCATCCGGCAAGAACAGGTGGCGACGGAGGCGCTGTTCGCCGGACTGGACGCGGAGGCGGAGGGGAAGGAGGAGTCTGAGCCTCCACAAGCGCAGGAGCTGTCACACTTGCCCGTCTACCCGGCGCCGGGCACGGAGATCGTCGACATCTCCGGCGAAGAGTGGTTCTAGCTATGTACGTAGTATGTAGGTTTTTATTTGCATGACTAGTATGAATTTGAGGTATGAAGTTTGAGTTTCATGGTTGTAACACACATTCTTGGTCTGCTGCCCAATCACTATCCGCggacgctgagggagtcctggattagggggtattcggacagccggactatatactttggccggactgttggactatgaagatacaagatttaagacttcgtcccgtgtccggatgggactctcctttgcgtgtaaggcaagcttggcgattcggatattagatctccttctctgtaaccgactttgtgtaaccctagccccatccggtgtctatataaactggagggtttagtccgtaggacaggaacaatcagaatcataggctagcttctagggtttagcctctacgatctcgtggtagatcaactcttgtaatactcatatcatcaagatcaatcaagcaggaagtagggtattacctccatcgagagggcccgaacctgggtaaacatcgtgtccccagcctccttct contains:
- the LOC119277518 gene encoding ankyrin repeat-containing protein NPR4, with amino-acid sequence MLPEIREEGGGAGTSATKAMSVSLSGKRGRYVRQVTGRHNDTDLHVAARAGDAAALRRALDEAAVVVAVGEGGEQLEAVRRAMAAEANEAGETPLLAAAERGHLEVVVELLRHLDAQGVAAKNRSGYDALHVAAREGHHAVLQEMLRHDRMFAKTFGPANTTPLISAATRGHAEVVKLLLEQDDFGLGEMAKDNGKNALHFAARQGHMEIVKALLEKDPQLARRNDKKGQTALHMAVKGTNCDVLRALVDADPAIVMLPDKNGNTALHVATRKKRAEIVIVLLRLPDTHVNALNRDHKTAFDIAEGLPHCEESSEIKDILSQHGALRSRELNQPRDELRKTVTEIKKDVHTQLEQTRKTNKNVHGIAKELRKLHREGINNATNSVTVVAVLFATVAFAAIFTVPGGNENNGVAIVVQTASFRIFFIFNAIALFTSLAVVVVQITVVRGETKSERKVVEVINKLMWLASVCTTISFIASCYIVLGRHFQWAAILVSLIGGVTMTGVLGTMTYFVVKSKRMRKIRKKEKMSRRSGSSSWVDNTEISETELNQVYAL